Proteins encoded by one window of Anaerosalibacter sp. Marseille-P3206:
- a CDS encoding DUF1284 domain-containing protein produces the protein MILILNCLLEEKSVNDFNKAMKKHLGNLPINYEIIRVREAGKIANLNVYSHLIISGSGASPAEDNPWNSDLEKIIKHFVNNKKPILGICYGHQFLVRVLAGVDHVRKAEKGEIGFASIDIDDNEIFNGIVDPVFSVAHYEEVFDLNEDFKIIARNKNCAVHAFQYKNLPIWGTQFHPEYGPEDTRANINEYREKDPDFEKYYIYDLEDEKKTIQNKLIFDNFISSNKICLRPHHLMCIQSYIGKGYSEEFVKNMDIVVGSLRENKDQIIRLVEGNDHVCSHCPHNIDGRKCESDEKVVTMDRKVLKYLEITPGEYSYSQLFNRLKEKLTDEAFRDICGDCEWYELCH, from the coding sequence ATGATACTAATATTAAACTGCTTATTAGAAGAAAAGAGTGTCAATGATTTTAATAAAGCTATGAAAAAACATCTTGGAAACTTACCTATTAACTATGAAATCATCAGAGTAAGAGAAGCAGGTAAAATAGCCAACTTGAATGTATATTCTCATCTAATAATATCTGGCTCTGGAGCTTCACCTGCAGAAGATAATCCTTGGAATTCTGACCTTGAAAAGATAATAAAACATTTTGTAAACAATAAAAAGCCAATACTTGGAATATGCTATGGACATCAATTTCTTGTTAGAGTATTAGCTGGAGTAGATCATGTAAGAAAAGCTGAAAAGGGAGAAATAGGTTTTGCAAGTATTGATATTGATGACAATGAGATATTTAATGGAATAGTAGATCCTGTATTTAGTGTAGCTCATTATGAAGAAGTATTTGATTTAAATGAAGATTTTAAGATAATAGCTAGAAATAAAAATTGTGCAGTTCATGCATTTCAATATAAAAACTTGCCAATTTGGGGCACTCAATTTCATCCAGAATATGGTCCAGAAGATACAAGGGCTAATATCAACGAGTATAGAGAAAAGGACCCTGATTTTGAAAAATACTATATCTATGATTTAGAAGATGAGAAAAAAACAATTCAAAACAAATTGATATTTGATAACTTTATAAGTTCTAATAAGATATGTTTAAGACCTCATCATCTAATGTGCATACAATCTTATATAGGTAAGGGATATAGTGAAGAATTTGTAAAAAATATGGATATTGTTGTTGGAAGTTTAAGAGAAAACAAAGATCAAATTATTAGATTAGTTGAAGGAAATGATCATGTTTGTAGCCATTGCCCTCATAATATAGACGGAAGAAAGTGTGAATCAGATGAAAAGGTAGTCACAATGGATAGAAAGGTACTTAAGTATTTAGAAATTACTCCAGGAGAGTATAGTTATAGTCAATTATTCAATAGGCTAAAAGAAAAATTGACTGACGAAGCCTTCAGAGATATCTGTGGAGACTGTGAATGGTATGAACTTTGCCATTAA
- a CDS encoding iron ABC transporter substrate-binding protein — protein MKKRIISLLMIMCMAMTLLTGCGSKPANDADGEVKTEAGEAKEASESITVTDMLGREVTIENGVAEKVIANNSGALRLYCYVGSIDKLVGVPEREKKDSRRRPYALANPGIVEIPSFGQGSGSNGDDFEKILELNPDVIFAIDDDKANLDKMQEKLGIPVVALSYGTGVIFDEDVYDSLKLIGEIIGEEERANEVVEYMEECKKDLNDRTKDIPDDQKLTAYAGGLAWSGSHGIESTRENYPLFDAVNAKNVVQGIGQDGAIMIDKEKLLEWNPDRIFIDLASFSLVQEDYMKNPEYYKSLDAFKNGEVYSQLPYVWCWVNVDTAMADAYYIGKVLYPEQFKDVDPAEKADEIYEFLVGKGVYSEMVEEDGGFQKITLEDLENIEVEK, from the coding sequence ATGAAAAAGAGAATTATATCACTGTTAATGATTATGTGTATGGCTATGACATTATTAACTGGATGCGGTTCAAAACCAGCTAATGATGCTGACGGTGAAGTTAAAACAGAGGCTGGTGAAGCTAAAGAAGCTAGTGAAAGTATTACCGTAACAGATATGCTTGGTAGGGAAGTAACAATAGAAAATGGAGTAGCAGAAAAGGTTATTGCAAATAATTCTGGAGCATTGAGATTATATTGCTATGTTGGAAGCATAGATAAATTAGTTGGGGTACCAGAAAGAGAAAAAAAGGATTCTAGAAGAAGACCATATGCATTGGCAAATCCAGGAATAGTTGAGATCCCTAGTTTTGGTCAAGGTAGTGGCAGTAATGGTGATGATTTTGAAAAGATATTAGAACTTAATCCAGATGTAATTTTTGCTATTGATGATGATAAGGCTAATCTTGATAAGATGCAAGAAAAGCTTGGGATTCCTGTAGTTGCTTTAAGTTATGGGACAGGAGTTATATTTGATGAAGATGTATATGATTCTTTAAAGCTTATTGGAGAAATTATAGGTGAGGAAGAAAGAGCAAACGAAGTAGTTGAATACATGGAAGAGTGTAAAAAAGATTTAAATGATAGAACAAAAGATATACCAGATGACCAAAAATTAACTGCTTATGCAGGTGGCTTAGCATGGAGTGGTTCTCATGGAATTGAAAGTACTAGAGAAAATTATCCTTTGTTTGATGCAGTAAATGCTAAGAATGTAGTTCAAGGGATAGGTCAAGATGGTGCTATTATGATAGATAAGGAAAAGTTACTTGAATGGAATCCAGATAGAATATTTATTGATTTAGCAAGTTTTTCTCTTGTCCAAGAAGACTATATGAAAAACCCAGAATACTATAAATCATTAGATGCTTTTAAAAATGGTGAAGTATATTCTCAATTACCTTATGTTTGGTGTTGGGTTAATGTTGATACAGCTATGGCTGATGCTTATTATATAGGAAAAGTTTTATATCCAGAACAATTTAAGGATGTTGATCCTGCGGAAAAAGCAGACGAAATTTATGAGTTCCTTGTTGGAAAAGGAGTTTACTCAGAAATGGTAGAAGAAGATGGTGGATTCCAAAAGATAACACTAGAAGATTTAGAAAATATAGAAGTAGAAAAGTAA